From the Streptomyces nigrescens genome, one window contains:
- a CDS encoding glycine C-acetyltransferase produces MLDSVRNELRGTLDEIRAAGLHKPERVIGTPQSATVAVTAGGNPGEVLNFCANNYLGLADHPEVIAAAHEALDRWGYGLASVRFICGTQEVHKELEQRISGFLGQEDTILYSSCFDANGGVFETLLGPDDAVISDALNHASIIDGIRLCKARRFRYANRDLADLERQLKEAGSAGRKLVVTDGVFSMDGYVAPLREICDLADQYGAMVMVDDSHAVGFVGPGGRGTPELHGVMDRVDIITGTLGKALGGASGGYVAARAEIVALLRQRSRPYLFSNSLAPVIAAASLKVLDLLESAGDLRQRLHANTALFRSRMTEEGFDILPGDHAIAPVMIGDAAEAARMAELLLERGVYVIGFSYPVVPQGQARIRVQLSAAHSTEDVNRAVDAFIGARAALGG; encoded by the coding sequence ATGCTCGATTCCGTACGCAACGAACTGCGCGGCACCCTCGACGAGATCCGCGCCGCCGGTCTGCACAAGCCCGAGCGCGTCATCGGCACCCCGCAGTCCGCCACCGTCGCGGTCACCGCCGGCGGGAACCCCGGCGAGGTCCTCAACTTCTGCGCCAACAACTACCTCGGCCTCGCCGACCACCCCGAGGTCATCGCGGCCGCCCACGAAGCGCTCGACCGCTGGGGCTACGGCCTCGCCTCGGTCCGCTTCATCTGCGGCACCCAGGAGGTCCACAAGGAGCTGGAGCAGCGGATCTCCGGCTTCCTGGGCCAGGAGGACACCATCCTCTACTCCTCCTGCTTCGACGCCAACGGCGGTGTCTTCGAGACCCTGCTCGGCCCGGACGACGCGGTGATCTCCGACGCCCTCAACCACGCCTCCATCATCGACGGCATCCGCCTGTGCAAGGCCCGCCGCTTCCGCTACGCCAACCGCGATCTGGCCGATCTGGAACGCCAGTTGAAGGAGGCGGGCAGCGCCGGCCGCAAGCTCGTCGTCACCGACGGTGTGTTCTCCATGGACGGCTATGTGGCGCCGCTGCGTGAGATCTGTGACCTGGCCGACCAGTACGGCGCCATGGTGATGGTCGACGACTCGCACGCGGTCGGCTTCGTCGGCCCCGGCGGCCGCGGCACCCCCGAGCTGCACGGGGTGATGGACCGCGTCGACATCATCACCGGCACCCTCGGCAAGGCCCTCGGCGGCGCCTCCGGCGGCTATGTCGCGGCCCGCGCCGAGATCGTCGCGCTGCTGCGCCAGCGCTCGCGCCCGTACCTCTTCTCCAACTCGCTCGCCCCGGTGATCGCGGCCGCCTCGCTGAAGGTGCTCGACCTGCTGGAGTCGGCCGGTGACCTGCGCCAGCGGCTGCACGCCAACACCGCGCTGTTCCGCTCGCGGATGACCGAGGAGGGCTTCGACATCCTCCCCGGCGACCACGCCATCGCCCCCGTCATGATCGGTGACGCGGCCGAGGCGGCCCGGATGGCGGAGCTGCTCCTGGAACGCGGCGTGTACGTCATCGGCTTCTCCTACCCGGTGGTCCCGCAGGGCCAGGCGCGGATCCGGGTACAGCTGTCCGCCGCCCACTCCACCGAGGACGTCAACCGCGCGGTCGACGCATTCATCGGTGCGAGGGCCGCGCTCGGGGGCTGA
- a CDS encoding amino acid permease, protein MGYPRKLTRRFRAFDNFAISFTIINIISGIFSSFGFGMNAGGPRILIFGWIGVSIMVLFVGAAMGEIASAYPTSGALYFSAGKLAKRHQGAWSWYTGWLNFVGQVGGTAATNFAAATFIQAFIAMQWPSYESTPQQTVGITAAILLVQALANTYTVRLVAVVNRISVWWLLIGMVVIVGALTVIPDHHQPPSFALHFANNTGFTQAIYGGMLGLLVTSWTFTGFDGSFHMSEETVKATVNAPRGIMRAISCSAITGLILMLALVYAIRDYGHAASAEAPPVQILVDALGQNTASFLLLIVIGAMLFCGLANMTSNTRQIFAFSRDGAMPGSRWWHSVSARTRTPVKAVWLAAVCPLVLVLPGWWSHTAFTAVVSVNVVGLFLAYAVPIFLRLRLDDFQAGPWNLGRYGKPVAAIAVTWILISNVLFMLPQASPITPDSFNYAPIALAVVLIIATVWWFATARQRFQGPVSYGRPDEVAAMDLI, encoded by the coding sequence ATGGGCTATCCGCGGAAACTCACCCGCAGATTCCGCGCGTTCGACAACTTTGCCATTTCCTTCACCATCATCAATATCATTTCCGGCATCTTCTCCTCCTTCGGGTTCGGGATGAACGCCGGCGGTCCGCGGATCCTGATCTTCGGCTGGATCGGCGTATCGATCATGGTGCTGTTCGTCGGCGCCGCCATGGGGGAGATCGCCTCCGCCTACCCGACGAGCGGCGCGCTCTACTTCTCGGCCGGCAAGCTGGCCAAGCGGCACCAGGGCGCCTGGTCCTGGTACACGGGCTGGCTGAACTTCGTCGGCCAGGTCGGCGGCACCGCCGCCACCAACTTCGCGGCCGCCACCTTCATACAGGCGTTCATCGCCATGCAGTGGCCGTCCTACGAGTCGACACCGCAGCAGACGGTCGGCATCACCGCGGCCATCCTTCTCGTCCAGGCGCTGGCCAACACGTATACCGTGCGCCTGGTCGCGGTGGTGAACCGCATTTCCGTGTGGTGGCTGCTGATCGGCATGGTGGTGATCGTCGGCGCACTCACCGTGATACCCGACCACCATCAGCCGCCGTCGTTCGCGCTGCACTTCGCCAACAACACCGGCTTCACACAAGCGATTTACGGCGGAATGCTGGGTCTGCTCGTCACCAGCTGGACGTTCACCGGTTTCGACGGCAGTTTCCACATGTCCGAAGAAACGGTGAAGGCGACGGTCAACGCGCCCCGGGGCATCATGCGGGCGATCAGCTGCTCCGCGATCACCGGACTGATCCTCATGCTCGCGCTGGTGTATGCGATCCGTGACTATGGGCATGCGGCGAGTGCCGAAGCGCCGCCGGTGCAGATTCTCGTCGACGCGCTCGGCCAAAACACCGCCAGCTTCCTGCTGTTGATCGTTATCGGCGCCATGCTGTTCTGCGGGCTCGCCAACATGACCAGCAATACCCGGCAGATCTTTGCCTTCTCCCGCGACGGCGCGATGCCCGGCTCCCGGTGGTGGCATTCCGTCTCCGCGCGCACCCGTACCCCCGTCAAGGCCGTCTGGCTCGCCGCGGTCTGCCCCCTGGTACTGGTGCTGCCCGGCTGGTGGTCGCACACCGCCTTCACCGCGGTGGTGAGCGTCAATGTCGTCGGGCTGTTCCTCGCCTACGCCGTGCCCATCTTCCTGCGGCTCCGGCTCGACGACTTCCAGGCCGGTCCGTGGAACCTCGGGCGCTACGGCAAGCCCGTCGCGGCGATCGCGGTGACCTGGATCCTGATCAGCAATGTGCTGTTCATGCTGCCCCAGGCGTCCCCGATCACCCCCGACTCGTTCAACTATGCGCCGATCGCGCTGGCCGTGGTGCTGATCATCGCCACCGTGTGGTGGTTCGCCACCGCCCGGCAGCGCTTCCAGGGACCGGTCAGCTACGGCCGCCCCGACGAGGTCGCCGCCATGGACCTGATCTAG
- a CDS encoding VOC family protein, translating into MSAHGPVTAVRGAPCWVSLMARDLEAAQDFYTAVLGWRFRPASLGEEFCIAIADGQPVASIGALAQSFQVAVAWTSYFAVENADDTADRIRERGATVAVGPLKLGPGRAALAADPDGATFGFWEGQTLAWSVGQGNAPACLELRTRDAFAAAIFYAEVFGWASEEPGGCDVTYEHDQVIVRDGTHIVATLRGGAVESAPDPRVRPRWHVHFPVRDIEKVTATAVTAGGTVTPVTPTADGEGSQAVIRDPDGGLFTVTST; encoded by the coding sequence ATGTCGGCCCATGGCCCCGTCACCGCGGTACGCGGCGCTCCCTGCTGGGTCAGCCTGATGGCCCGCGATCTGGAGGCCGCGCAGGATTTCTACACCGCGGTCCTGGGCTGGCGGTTCCGCCCGGCGAGCCTCGGAGAGGAGTTCTGCATCGCGATAGCCGACGGGCAGCCGGTCGCCAGCATCGGTGCCCTCGCCCAGAGCTTCCAGGTCGCAGTGGCCTGGACCTCTTATTTCGCGGTGGAGAACGCCGACGACACCGCCGACCGGATCCGTGAGCGCGGGGCGACCGTCGCCGTCGGCCCGCTCAAGCTCGGCCCCGGACGCGCCGCCCTCGCCGCCGACCCCGACGGCGCCACCTTCGGCTTCTGGGAGGGCCAGACCCTGGCCTGGTCGGTCGGACAGGGCAACGCCCCGGCCTGCCTCGAACTGCGCACCCGTGACGCCTTCGCCGCCGCCATCTTCTACGCCGAGGTCTTCGGCTGGGCCTCCGAGGAGCCGGGCGGCTGCGATGTGACCTACGAACACGACCAGGTGATCGTCCGCGACGGGACGCACATTGTCGCCACCCTGCGCGGCGGCGCCGTCGAGTCCGCCCCGGACCCGAGGGTGCGGCCCCGCTGGCACGTCCACTTCCCGGTCCGCGACATCGAGAAGGTGACGGCCACCGCGGTGACCGCCGGCGGAACCGTCACCCCCGTGACCCCGACCGCGGACGGCGAGGGCAGCCAGGCCGTCATCCGCGACCCCGACGGCGGCCTGTTCACCGTCACCTCTACCTGA
- a CDS encoding protein kinase family protein, translating to MDDREPLCAARLAGYGTVATQLSLLSDHRLQEVVASAVPLGSGIGGRSAELDVDGVRVFVKRVPLTDIELRPEHVRSTANVFGLPLFYQYGAGSAGFGAWRELAVHTMTTHWVLGNAYAGFPLMYHWRVLPDSPPEGFTDEFGGLEGAVAHWEGSPAVRERLEALGRSSSSLVLFLEHVPHTLAGWLADHRAGVTESGIGSPYPWVAEALARGTAFLRARGLVHFDAHFANILTDGRRLYFADFGLALSSRFDLSADETAFHSDHLAYDHCHTATHLLRHHLLDGVRGDTERDVFLRDWIAGRRPGGLPPETAALIDRHARPAVVLDDFHRRFLTESKRTPFPTAEIERAVGVRGRAVTA from the coding sequence ATGGATGACCGGGAACCGCTGTGTGCCGCGCGCCTGGCGGGTTACGGGACCGTGGCCACACAACTCTCCCTGCTGAGCGACCACCGGCTCCAGGAGGTCGTGGCATCCGCCGTCCCGCTCGGGTCCGGTATCGGCGGCAGATCGGCGGAGCTGGACGTCGACGGGGTGCGCGTCTTCGTCAAGCGGGTCCCCCTGACGGATATCGAGCTGCGGCCGGAGCATGTGCGCTCGACGGCGAACGTCTTCGGGCTGCCGCTGTTCTACCAGTACGGGGCGGGCTCGGCCGGGTTCGGTGCCTGGCGGGAACTTGCGGTGCACACCATGACGACCCACTGGGTGCTCGGGAACGCGTACGCGGGTTTCCCGCTGATGTATCACTGGCGGGTGCTGCCCGACTCCCCTCCCGAAGGATTCACCGACGAGTTCGGCGGGTTGGAGGGGGCCGTCGCGCACTGGGAGGGATCACCGGCGGTGCGCGAACGGCTGGAGGCCCTCGGACGGTCCTCGTCCAGCCTGGTGCTCTTCCTGGAACATGTGCCGCACACCCTCGCCGGATGGCTGGCCGACCACCGCGCCGGTGTGACGGAGAGCGGCATCGGCTCGCCCTACCCCTGGGTGGCGGAGGCCCTGGCGCGCGGGACCGCCTTTCTGCGCGCTCGCGGACTCGTCCACTTCGACGCCCACTTCGCCAACATCCTGACCGATGGCCGCCGGCTCTACTTCGCCGACTTCGGGCTGGCCCTGAGCTCCCGCTTCGACCTCTCGGCCGACGAGACCGCGTTCCACTCGGACCACCTCGCGTACGACCACTGCCATACCGCGACGCACCTGCTCCGTCACCACCTGCTCGACGGTGTGCGCGGCGACACGGAGCGCGACGTCTTCCTGCGCGACTGGATCGCCGGACGACGGCCCGGCGGCCTCCCGCCCGAGACCGCCGCCCTCATCGACCGGCACGCCCGCCCGGCCGTCGTCCTGGACGACTTCCACCGCCGTTTCCTCACCGAGAGCAAGCGGACACCCTTCCCGACGGCAGAGATCGAGCGGGCGGTGGGGGTGCGAGGCAGGGCCGTCACCGCGTAA
- a CDS encoding SpoIIE family protein phosphatase: MNAWNAAESADFRGPLDVTRAATAVLDAQDLIIGWSPAAQRLLGYLPEEIVGQPLETLVPPAVKEAGQAPEESLSGDRELTVRHRNGRLVRMAAMICPLAKVSAGSGPQPARVLVAAELEAHRMWESRQAMLHGLATQSPVGLGIYDTDLRLTWANAAYTREVGLPLREFLGARADELYPDGEFMTEGYPRTLDAVMHHVIDTGEPILDLHFVGQQPSDPGPDHVWSCSYYRLQDAHGQVLGVCEDAFDITGRYQAQRRLNLLVEAGARIGTTLDMTVTAREITEVAVPGFATTVTVDLMQSVLNGEEPEAAGGPLPTLVRVAARSAQAGPDGPPHSPHRVEYPPGSLQYRSMSSGGMVREENTIVVPLRAGGTPMGLVTFRRSAPMTPFDKGEIELADELVTRTAVCLDNARRFAREHTAALTLQRNLLPQHLAAPSAVDLAYRYLPSDDRAGVGGDWFDVIGLSGTRVGLVVGDVVGHGLQAAATMGRLRTTVRALARLDLAPDELLGRLDDLVEQTAEEQAATVGTDIGTDDVATGVTCLYAVYDPVSRRCTMARAGHLPPAVVDPEGGVSFPDLPAGPPLGLGGLPFESLEIELPVGSLLALFTNGLVEARNHDVDEGLDTLGRVLGEHRRPLDELCDHALAELLPDGPAADDSALLLVRTRELDAGQVAAWELPAEPAAVGKARELATGQLREWGLTELSYATELVVSELVTNAVRHASGPVHLRLLRDRTLLTEVSDTGHTSPHLRHSASDDEGGRGLFIVAQLVQRWGTRYTPYGKTIWTEQAFPPHYSGVPRPAR; encoded by the coding sequence ATGAACGCATGGAACGCGGCGGAGAGCGCCGACTTCCGTGGTCCCCTCGACGTCACCAGGGCGGCCACAGCGGTTCTGGACGCCCAGGACCTGATCATCGGCTGGAGCCCGGCGGCCCAGCGGCTCCTCGGATATCTGCCGGAGGAGATCGTCGGGCAGCCCCTGGAGACGCTGGTGCCGCCCGCCGTCAAGGAGGCCGGGCAGGCACCGGAGGAGTCACTGAGCGGCGACCGCGAGCTCACGGTGCGGCACCGGAACGGCCGGCTGGTGCGGATGGCGGCCATGATCTGCCCGCTCGCCAAGGTGTCCGCGGGCTCCGGCCCCCAGCCGGCCCGTGTCCTGGTGGCGGCCGAACTGGAGGCCCACCGGATGTGGGAGTCCCGCCAGGCGATGCTGCACGGTCTGGCCACCCAGTCCCCGGTGGGCCTGGGCATCTATGACACCGATCTGCGGCTGACCTGGGCGAACGCCGCGTACACCCGGGAGGTCGGGCTGCCGCTGCGGGAGTTCCTCGGTGCCCGCGCCGATGAGCTGTACCCGGACGGCGAGTTCATGACCGAGGGGTATCCGCGCACCCTCGACGCGGTGATGCACCACGTCATCGACACCGGCGAACCGATCCTCGATCTGCACTTCGTCGGCCAGCAGCCCTCCGACCCGGGGCCCGATCACGTCTGGTCCTGCTCCTATTACCGGCTGCAGGACGCCCACGGACAGGTGCTCGGGGTGTGCGAGGACGCCTTCGACATCACCGGCCGCTACCAGGCGCAGCGCCGGCTGAACCTCCTGGTGGAGGCCGGCGCCCGGATCGGCACCACACTCGATATGACCGTCACCGCCCGGGAGATCACCGAGGTGGCGGTGCCGGGGTTCGCGACCACGGTCACCGTCGACCTGATGCAGTCCGTGCTGAACGGCGAAGAGCCGGAAGCGGCCGGCGGTCCACTGCCCACGCTGGTGCGGGTCGCCGCCCGCTCAGCCCAGGCCGGTCCGGACGGCCCCCCGCACAGCCCGCACCGCGTCGAGTACCCGCCCGGCTCCCTCCAGTACCGCAGCATGTCCTCCGGCGGGATGGTGCGCGAGGAGAACACCATCGTCGTGCCGCTGCGGGCCGGGGGCACCCCGATGGGCCTGGTCACCTTCCGCCGCAGCGCCCCCATGACGCCCTTCGACAAGGGCGAGATCGAACTCGCCGACGAGCTGGTCACCCGGACGGCGGTGTGCCTGGACAACGCCCGCCGCTTCGCCCGGGAGCACACCGCCGCGCTGACCCTCCAGCGCAATCTGCTGCCCCAGCATCTGGCGGCGCCGTCCGCCGTCGATCTGGCCTACCGCTATCTGCCCAGCGATGACCGGGCCGGGGTCGGCGGTGACTGGTTCGACGTCATCGGGCTCTCGGGCACCCGGGTCGGTCTGGTCGTCGGGGACGTGGTGGGCCATGGCCTCCAGGCGGCGGCGACCATGGGACGGCTGCGGACGACGGTCCGCGCCCTGGCCCGGCTGGACCTGGCCCCTGACGAGCTGCTGGGCCGGCTGGACGACCTGGTGGAACAGACCGCCGAGGAGCAGGCGGCCACGGTCGGCACGGACATCGGCACGGACGATGTGGCCACCGGTGTGACCTGCCTCTATGCGGTCTACGACCCGGTCTCACGGCGGTGCACCATGGCGCGGGCCGGGCATCTGCCGCCGGCCGTCGTCGACCCGGAGGGCGGTGTGTCCTTCCCGGACCTTCCGGCGGGCCCGCCACTGGGCCTGGGGGGCCTGCCGTTCGAATCCCTGGAGATCGAGCTGCCGGTAGGCAGTCTGCTGGCCCTGTTCACGAACGGGCTGGTCGAGGCCCGGAACCATGACGTGGACGAGGGGCTGGACACCCTTGGCCGGGTGCTGGGCGAGCACCGCCGGCCGCTGGACGAGCTGTGTGACCACGCGCTGGCCGAGCTGCTGCCGGACGGCCCGGCCGCCGATGACTCGGCGCTGCTGCTGGTGCGCACCCGTGAGCTGGATGCCGGGCAGGTGGCGGCCTGGGAGCTGCCCGCGGAACCGGCCGCCGTGGGCAAGGCCCGTGAGCTGGCCACCGGGCAGCTGCGGGAGTGGGGCCTTACGGAGCTGTCCTACGCGACCGAACTCGTGGTCAGCGAGCTGGTCACCAATGCCGTACGGCATGCCTCGGGGCCGGTGCATCTGCGGCTGCTGCGCGACCGGACCCTGCTGACCGAGGTGTCGGACACCGGCCATACCTCGCCCCACCTGCGGCACAGCGCCAGCGACGACGAGGGCGGACGGGGGCTGTTCATCGTCGCGCAGCTGGTGCAGCGCTGGGGGACGCGCTACACGCCGTACGGGAAGACGATCTGGACGGAGCAGGCGTTTCCGCCGCACTATTCCGGGGTTCCGCGGCCGGCCCGGTGA
- a CDS encoding DinB family protein has translation MTTERISPPVRAGERETLRSYLDFHRATLAMKTDGLSDEDLRRRSSPPSTLSLLGLVRHMAEVERTWFRRVINGEDIPLVWSAEGDFQVAYDASRSTRAEAFDAWQTEVAHARRIEQEAASLDVTGYQPRWGEHVSLRVVMLHLIHEYARHNGHADFLREAIDGTVGA, from the coding sequence GTGACCACCGAACGCATCTCCCCGCCCGTCCGCGCCGGCGAGCGGGAGACCCTGCGCTCCTATCTCGACTTCCACCGGGCCACGCTCGCCATGAAGACCGACGGCCTCTCCGACGAGGACCTCAGGCGCCGGTCGAGCCCGCCCTCCACGCTCTCCCTGCTCGGCCTGGTGCGGCACATGGCCGAGGTGGAACGCACCTGGTTCCGCCGGGTGATCAACGGCGAGGACATCCCGCTCGTCTGGTCGGCCGAGGGCGACTTCCAGGTGGCGTACGACGCGAGCAGGTCCACCCGCGCGGAGGCGTTCGACGCCTGGCAGACGGAGGTGGCACACGCCCGCCGCATCGAGCAGGAGGCCGCCTCGCTCGACGTCACGGGCTATCAGCCCCGCTGGGGCGAACATGTCTCGCTGCGCGTGGTGATGCTGCATCTGATCCATGAGTACGCCCGTCACAACGGCCATGCGGACTTCCTGCGCGAGGCCATCGACGGCACGGTCGGTGCTTGA
- the tdh gene encoding L-threonine 3-dehydrogenase: MKALVKQKTEPGLWLMDVPEPAIGPGDVLIKVLRTGICGTDLHIRSWDGWAQNAVTAPLTIGHEFVGEVVETGRDVAEIKAGDLVSGEGHLVCGKCRNCLAGRRHLCRATVGLGVGRDGAFAEYVALPATNVWVHRVPVDLDIAAVFDPFGNAVHTALSFPLVGEDVLITGAGPIGIMAAAVARHAGARNVMITDVSEERLALARKVGVSLALNVAEATIADGQRELGLREGFDIGLEMSGRPEAMCDMITNMTHGGRIAMLGLPSQQFPVDWSRIVTSMITIKGIYGREMFETWYAMSVLLEGGLDLSPVITGRYAYQDFDAAFDDAASGRSGKIILDWTA; encoded by the coding sequence GTGAAGGCACTGGTCAAGCAGAAGACGGAGCCGGGTCTCTGGCTCATGGACGTGCCGGAGCCGGCCATCGGCCCGGGGGATGTGCTGATCAAGGTGCTGCGCACCGGCATCTGCGGCACGGATCTGCACATCCGGTCGTGGGACGGCTGGGCGCAGAACGCCGTGACCGCCCCGCTGACGATCGGCCATGAATTCGTCGGCGAGGTGGTGGAAACCGGCCGCGATGTGGCCGAGATCAAGGCCGGCGACCTGGTCAGCGGTGAGGGCCATCTGGTCTGCGGCAAGTGCCGCAACTGTCTGGCCGGCCGCCGCCATCTGTGCCGCGCCACCGTCGGCCTCGGCGTCGGCCGGGACGGTGCCTTCGCCGAGTACGTCGCGCTGCCCGCCACCAACGTCTGGGTGCACCGCGTCCCCGTGGACCTCGATATCGCCGCCGTCTTCGATCCGTTCGGCAACGCCGTGCACACCGCGCTGTCGTTCCCGCTGGTCGGCGAGGATGTGCTGATCACCGGCGCGGGGCCGATCGGCATCATGGCGGCGGCCGTCGCCCGGCACGCCGGCGCCCGCAATGTCATGATCACGGACGTCAGCGAGGAGCGCCTCGCCCTGGCCCGCAAGGTCGGCGTCAGCCTCGCCCTCAATGTCGCCGAGGCGACCATCGCCGACGGCCAGCGCGAACTGGGCCTGCGCGAGGGCTTCGACATCGGGCTGGAGATGTCCGGCCGGCCCGAGGCGATGTGCGACATGATCACCAACATGACGCACGGTGGCCGGATCGCGATGCTCGGCCTGCCGTCCCAGCAGTTCCCCGTCGACTGGTCCCGGATTGTCACCTCCATGATCACGATCAAGGGCATCTACGGCCGGGAGATGTTCGAAACCTGGTACGCGATGTCCGTGCTGCTCGAAGGCGGCCTCGACCTCTCGCCCGTGATCACCGGCCGCTATGCCTACCAGGACTTCGACGCCGCCTTCGACGACGCCGCCAGCGGCCGCAGCGGCAAGATCATTCTCGACTGGACTGCTTGA
- a CDS encoding GNAT family N-acetyltransferase, whose amino-acid sequence MPTLGNAPDPQPVTGELTVSTASLDDWHQVAQWAADEEWNPGRGDTACFHPTDPAGFFIGRRAGQTVSAVSVVNYSDAYAFLGYYLVHPDHRRQGLGLATWRAAFPHAGARTVGLDAVPAQQDTYRRAGFAPAYETIRYAGRPTGPGTPAPGVVPVTRAHLDALADYDRRCFPADRRAFVTRWLTAPGHTALAYLRDGAIAGYGVLRPARTGHRIGPLFADTTAAAEALFDALAASADPADEIFLDVPGPRHAAHTLVTSRGLTPRSQTVRMYTGPVPPAEHERTFGVTSLELG is encoded by the coding sequence ATGCCCACCCTTGGCAACGCTCCGGATCCGCAGCCCGTCACCGGCGAACTCACCGTCAGCACCGCCTCGTTGGACGACTGGCACCAGGTGGCCCAATGGGCCGCCGACGAAGAGTGGAACCCCGGACGCGGTGACACCGCCTGCTTCCACCCCACCGACCCCGCCGGTTTCTTCATCGGCCGCCGCGCCGGACAGACCGTCTCCGCGGTCTCGGTCGTCAACTACTCGGACGCCTATGCGTTCCTGGGCTACTACCTCGTCCACCCCGACCACCGCCGGCAGGGCCTGGGCCTCGCCACCTGGCGTGCCGCCTTCCCGCACGCCGGTGCCCGGACCGTGGGTCTCGACGCGGTCCCCGCCCAGCAGGACACCTACCGGCGCGCCGGGTTCGCCCCCGCCTACGAGACCATCCGCTACGCCGGACGCCCCACCGGCCCCGGGACCCCGGCGCCGGGCGTCGTCCCCGTCACCCGTGCGCATCTCGACGCCCTCGCCGACTACGACCGGCGCTGCTTCCCCGCCGACCGCCGTGCCTTCGTCACCCGCTGGCTGACGGCCCCCGGCCACACCGCCCTCGCGTATCTGCGCGACGGTGCGATCGCGGGCTACGGCGTGCTCCGCCCGGCCCGCACCGGTCACCGCATCGGCCCGCTCTTCGCCGACACCACCGCGGCCGCCGAAGCGCTCTTCGACGCCCTCGCGGCGTCCGCCGACCCGGCCGACGAGATCTTCCTCGACGTCCCCGGCCCCCGGCACGCCGCCCACACCCTGGTCACCTCCCGCGGCCTGACCCCACGGTCGCAGACCGTGCGGATGTACACCGGCCCGGTGCCACCGGCGGAGCACGAGCGGACCTTCGGCGTCACCAGTCTCGAACTCGGCTGA
- a CDS encoding S1 family peptidase has product MNKRLRTGAIATAGVGAVAAAAILLPNANASTDQPAALKTLSAHSATQLATSLKADLGDQSAGWYLDSSNGHLVMNVLSEDDAASVKAKGAVAKVVQNSMTALKSGAKTLRDNASVPGTAWSIDPKTNKIVVVADRTVTGAKMATLTKTTNGMGEGMVTVKRSQGEFKRYDGGDAGSAAGGAAGSAAGGAGDAAGGAGDAAGGAGDAAGGAGDAAGGAGDGGAGGGGQAAGPIGGSAIFGGNARCSLGFNVTVKGAPAFLTAGHCGNDSKTWTADQGGSQPLGTVSDSKFPKTDFALVTYDDANAQPQSAVDLQNGSTQEITKAAEAAVGMKVQRSGSTTGLSDGTVTGLDATVNYGNGDIVNGLIQTDVCAEPGDSGGAMFSEDSAVGLTSGGSGDCTSGGETFFQPVTDALKATGAEIGAGGGGAGGGDNGGDNGAAGGNGAGGGDAGAGNAGAGNAGAGNAGAGNAGAGNAGAGNAGAGAGDPGAGAGAEDPGAGAQDPGAAGGDALN; this is encoded by the coding sequence GTGAACAAGCGCCTGCGGACCGGCGCCATCGCCACCGCCGGTGTGGGAGCCGTCGCGGCCGCAGCGATCCTGCTCCCCAACGCCAACGCGAGCACGGACCAGCCGGCGGCCCTGAAGACGCTCAGCGCCCACTCGGCCACGCAGCTGGCGACGTCCCTGAAGGCGGACCTCGGGGACCAGAGCGCGGGCTGGTACCTGGACAGCTCGAACGGCCACCTGGTCATGAACGTCCTGTCGGAGGACGACGCCGCGAGCGTCAAGGCCAAGGGCGCCGTCGCCAAGGTCGTGCAGAACAGCATGACCGCGCTGAAGTCCGGTGCGAAGACCCTGCGCGACAACGCCTCGGTGCCCGGCACGGCCTGGTCGATCGACCCGAAGACCAACAAGATCGTGGTGGTCGCCGACAGAACCGTCACCGGCGCAAAGATGGCCACCCTCACCAAGACCACGAACGGCATGGGCGAGGGCATGGTGACCGTCAAGCGGTCCCAGGGTGAGTTCAAGCGGTACGACGGCGGGGACGCGGGAAGCGCGGCGGGAGGCGCGGCCGGCAGCGCCGCGGGCGGTGCCGGGGACGCCGCGGGCGGAGCGGGAGACGCCGCAGGTGGCGCCGGAGACGCGGCAGGAGGGGCCGGGGACGCCGCGGGTGGCGCGGGCGACGGCGGTGCCGGAGGCGGCGGGCAGGCCGCCGGGCCGATCGGCGGCAGTGCCATCTTCGGCGGCAACGCCCGCTGCTCACTGGGCTTCAACGTCACGGTCAAGGGCGCACCGGCCTTCCTGACGGCCGGTCACTGCGGCAACGACTCCAAGACCTGGACCGCGGACCAGGGCGGCAGCCAGCCGCTGGGCACGGTGTCCGACTCCAAGTTCCCGAAGACCGACTTCGCACTGGTCACCTACGACGACGCCAACGCACAGCCGCAGAGCGCGGTCGACCTGCAGAACGGCAGCACCCAGGAGATCACCAAGGCCGCGGAGGCCGCCGTCGGTATGAAGGTGCAGCGCTCGGGCAGCACCACCGGCCTCAGCGACGGCACCGTCACCGGTCTTGACGCGACGGTGAACTACGGCAACGGCGACATCGTCAACGGCCTCATACAGACGGATGTCTGCGCGGAGCCCGGCGACAGCGGCGGCGCGATGTTCTCCGAGGACTCGGCGGTCGGGCTGACCTCCGGCGGCAGCGGCGACTGCACCTCGGGCGGTGAGACCTTCTTCCAGCCGGTCACCGACGCGCTCAAGGCCACGGGTGCGGAGATCGGCGCCGGGGGCGGCGGTGCCGGCGGCGGCGACAACGGCGGTGACAACGGCGCGGCCGGCGGCAATGGCGCGGGCGGCGGCGACGCCGGCGCGGGAAACGCCGGTGCCGGCAACGCGGGAGCCGGGAACGCCGGTGCCGGGAACGCGGGAGCCGGGAACGCCGGTGCCGGCAACGCCGGCGCGGGAGCGGGCGACCCGGGTGCGGGCGCCGGAGCGGAAGACCCGGGAGCGGGTGCCCAGGACCCCGGCGCGGCCGGCGGTGACGCGCTGAACTGA